One segment of Allorhodopirellula heiligendammensis DNA contains the following:
- a CDS encoding DUF5658 family protein produces MKSICTTLGMLAMAFIANTALAQWGSFQSQNDGAHSISADRGFLFIDNEYVPPPYEVKLGEDELIINGSGFPVDAFDLSTYRVSTKWRHSGMGGGRRGDWHHERSPMPSMGRGEWMDRGEWTGRGNWEGRGDGASSPEPPKRGGPNARKSDHSQDLKGERKATVKSDDTEAESAASQFALRQFYNNFEMLNQQAIIVLRSGAKPLIVNAPEMGYGLLKQLLAIPMDAQELAEAQYAIAEGADQETWQQLVNSFQATPVFIEHATCLVDEIDEAQRLVDAQVASVQFSERVSYPLTMFALILVVAGLGHLMASAHEVFSTALNRHETDELSKNIILLLVIMALMSAIDLIWTVMAHHSGAMRELNPIGSMLIDDTTKLIAFKFIVTGISIGLLFWQRRLPLSRKATWWCCLTMTLLTVRWLSFHSMLV; encoded by the coding sequence ATGAAATCAATTTGCACGACATTGGGAATGCTGGCAATGGCATTCATCGCCAACACAGCTCTAGCGCAATGGGGCAGTTTCCAGTCACAAAATGATGGAGCCCATTCGATTTCAGCAGACAGGGGATTCCTATTCATTGACAACGAATACGTTCCGCCGCCCTACGAAGTAAAGCTAGGAGAAGACGAACTGATCATTAACGGGAGCGGCTTTCCGGTCGACGCTTTCGATCTCTCTACCTACCGTGTATCGACCAAGTGGCGACATTCCGGGATGGGCGGGGGTAGGCGAGGCGACTGGCACCATGAGCGGTCGCCCATGCCATCGATGGGCCGGGGCGAATGGATGGACCGGGGCGAATGGACGGGCAGGGGCAACTGGGAGGGCAGGGGCGACGGTGCAAGCAGTCCTGAACCTCCAAAGCGAGGTGGCCCGAACGCGCGTAAATCCGATCACTCGCAAGATCTCAAGGGCGAACGGAAGGCTACGGTCAAATCAGACGACACTGAGGCAGAGTCAGCGGCGTCGCAGTTCGCCTTGCGTCAGTTCTACAACAACTTTGAAATGCTCAACCAGCAAGCCATTATCGTGCTTCGCTCGGGTGCGAAACCGCTGATCGTTAACGCCCCAGAAATGGGATATGGGCTGCTCAAGCAATTGCTGGCGATTCCAATGGACGCGCAGGAACTCGCGGAAGCCCAATACGCTATTGCGGAGGGAGCGGACCAAGAAACATGGCAACAGCTAGTCAACTCATTCCAAGCCACCCCCGTTTTTATCGAGCATGCTACTTGTCTGGTCGACGAAATCGATGAGGCTCAGCGTCTGGTTGACGCTCAGGTTGCCTCCGTGCAGTTCAGTGAACGCGTGAGCTACCCCCTCACCATGTTCGCGCTTATCCTGGTGGTCGCTGGTCTGGGACACCTCATGGCGAGTGCCCACGAGGTTTTCTCGACAGCACTGAATCGTCACGAGACCGATGAACTCTCCAAGAACATTATCTTGCTGTTGGTAATCATGGCACTCATGTCGGCGATCGATCTGATCTGGACCGTGATGGCCCATCACAGTGGTGCGATGCGAGAACTCAACCCGATCGGCAGCATGCTGATCGACGATACCACGAAACTCATCGCGTTTAAATTCATCGTGACGGGGATTTCGATTGGCCTACTCTTCTGGCAGCGTCGATTGCCGTTGTCACGGAAGGCAACGTGGTGGTGCTGTCTGACGATGACACTGCTAACCGTTCGCTGGCTGTCATTTCATTCCATGCTGGTTTAG
- a CDS encoding D-alanine--D-alanine ligase family protein: protein MSKLRVLVLVRDGHVPPESLEGIDEKEWGAWKAEFDICETLRGLGHEVLPLGLYDDLGPIRRALKEFEPHITYMLLEEFHGVVTYDFAVISYLELMQQPYTGCNPRGLLLSKDKALSKKILAYHRIPTPRFAVFKQGRAVRRPKRLTFPLFVKSVTEDASFAISQASLVHNDEALAERVAFVHEKAQDDALVEQYIDGREIYCGVLGNDRLVCFPTWEMDFGSMPDDAAKIATSRVKWDRNYQERHQITTHAARDLDQAMEQRIAKLCKRIYRALGMSGYARMDLRLTPGGDIFVIEANANPNIEYGEDFAESAEAAGISYEALIQRILNLGLNYKAAWMA, encoded by the coding sequence ATGAGCAAACTTCGCGTTTTGGTTTTGGTGCGGGACGGGCATGTTCCCCCTGAATCCCTCGAGGGGATCGATGAGAAGGAATGGGGGGCATGGAAGGCCGAATTTGATATTTGCGAGACGCTGCGCGGACTCGGGCACGAAGTGCTGCCACTGGGGCTCTACGATGACCTCGGGCCGATTCGGCGCGCGCTGAAGGAATTTGAACCTCATATCACCTATATGCTGCTCGAGGAATTCCATGGGGTAGTGACGTACGATTTCGCGGTGATCAGTTACCTCGAATTGATGCAGCAACCCTACACGGGCTGCAATCCTCGCGGGCTACTGTTGAGCAAAGACAAAGCCCTCTCCAAGAAGATCTTGGCCTACCACCGGATACCCACGCCACGATTTGCTGTGTTCAAGCAGGGCCGCGCTGTACGACGTCCCAAACGGCTGACCTTTCCACTGTTTGTAAAGTCCGTCACCGAGGACGCTTCGTTCGCGATTTCACAGGCGTCGCTCGTTCATAACGACGAGGCTCTCGCCGAGCGAGTGGCATTCGTACATGAAAAGGCGCAGGACGACGCACTCGTTGAGCAGTACATCGACGGCCGTGAGATTTATTGTGGCGTGTTGGGAAACGACCGACTCGTCTGCTTCCCCACCTGGGAAATGGATTTCGGAAGCATGCCCGACGACGCCGCCAAGATTGCGACCAGCCGCGTGAAGTGGGATCGCAATTATCAGGAACGGCATCAGATCACAACCCACGCGGCCAGAGACCTCGATCAAGCAATGGAACAGAGAATCGCCAAACTGTGCAAGCGGATCTATCGGGCTCTCGGGATGAGCGGCTACGCCCGGATGGATTTGCGGTTAACTCCGGGCGGCGACATTTTCGTAATCGAAGCCAACGCGAATCCGAATATCGAGTACGGCGAAGATTTCGCTGAGTCCGCTGAAGCAGCTGGCATTTCCTATGAGGCCCTGATTCAGAGAATTCTGAACCTAGGGCTGAACTATAAAGCGGCTTGGATGGCGTAG
- a CDS encoding putative zinc-binding metallopeptidase codes for MPGQKSRRTRVALPEQLPLARQKNVQEADDQLLLLSDEELLDLRMCNLKLTIRGTNLEKRIAQLNDELAARGLKFKPHFWLSEDWFSPDDVPGIAIPFYLAHRRLMRLERKQLLDVEGGTHEWCMKILRHETGHAIDTAFRLRRRALYRKVFGRSSEPYPDSYQPKPSSRNYVHHLEMWYAQSHPLEDFAETFAVWLRPGSRWRARYRNWPAIKKLETVDELMSSIQGKRPLVRSRATVDPLSRLRKTLRTHYQRKRTHYGVDLPSVYDGDLRRLFSADEAHRRNMTAAAFLTRIRIELHRTVSKWTGQYAYTIDQVVQEMIERCRELNLRLGGSIEETKRDAMILVAVRTTNFLHEGGHRVAI; via the coding sequence ATGCCCGGCCAAAAATCACGACGAACGCGAGTGGCCCTGCCCGAGCAATTGCCTCTGGCACGCCAGAAGAACGTCCAGGAAGCCGATGATCAGCTACTGCTGCTCTCCGACGAGGAGTTGCTCGACCTGCGAATGTGCAATTTGAAGTTGACTATTCGCGGTACCAATCTGGAAAAAAGAATAGCCCAACTCAATGATGAATTGGCAGCTCGGGGCCTGAAGTTCAAACCTCACTTCTGGTTGAGCGAAGATTGGTTTTCTCCTGATGACGTGCCGGGGATCGCGATTCCATTCTATCTCGCCCACCGACGTTTGATGCGTTTGGAACGCAAGCAATTGCTCGACGTTGAAGGCGGCACGCATGAATGGTGCATGAAGATCCTCCGTCATGAGACCGGCCACGCAATCGACACCGCCTTTCGACTTCGGCGGCGGGCCCTCTACCGAAAGGTATTTGGGCGTTCGTCTGAGCCTTACCCAGACTCCTATCAACCGAAACCGTCGAGCCGAAATTACGTACATCATCTCGAGATGTGGTACGCCCAGTCACATCCGCTCGAAGATTTCGCCGAGACATTCGCGGTATGGCTGCGTCCAGGATCGCGGTGGCGCGCCCGTTATCGCAACTGGCCTGCCATCAAGAAACTCGAGACTGTCGATGAGTTGATGAGTTCCATCCAAGGCAAGCGGCCCCTGGTCCGTTCGCGGGCGACTGTCGATCCGCTGTCACGCCTGCGCAAGACGCTCCGCACCCATTACCAACGTAAACGGACTCACTACGGTGTGGATTTGCCGAGCGTTTACGACGGCGATCTGCGTCGTCTCTTTTCAGCGGACGAGGCCCACCGCCGCAATATGACTGCGGCTGCATTCCTAACCCGCATTCGCATAGAGCTGCATCGCACGGTGTCGAAATGGACAGGCCAATACGCGTACACGATCGATCAAGTCGTGCAAGAGATGATCGAACGGTGTCGCGAACTGAACCTGCGATTGGGCGGATCGATTGAGGAAACAAAACGGGACGCGATGATTTTAGTTGCCGTCCGCACCACCAATTTCTTGCATGAAGGAGGCCATCGTGTCGCCATCTAG
- a CDS encoding reverse transcriptase family protein, translating to MESSLTRSQLAMLISRDLSRRWLGNSSVIHRRLRRITGSRARWTDQLAEALHLQFGRAGHAQQVPLQVWLDGHPVMKAAFRNRQTLRVDVATANQINRPGYRWPVPAAANLLELTDLLCLRTPRAIDWLVRPHLRRSTSVDHYVRRRIPGRQGRGRWLHQPRPLLMRVQRCIAREILTEIPLHAAAHAYRRGLSVRDCAAPHVGHRVVLKIDLENFFGTISLRRVTALFRAAGYPDEVAVTLGRLCTVPARTPSGTEDCRIAGTCLPQGGPASPAISNAIAFQMDRRLAGLASSVGASYTRYADDLLFSGGPDLASRIDRVATTVCVIAMEEGFQVQHRKTRKMYSGDRQRLLGLNVNTQLSTDRSDFELLKAILTNCQRQGWRSQNRDQHPEFRLHLQGRIAHIGQTNPGRYQKLARLFDAIDWT from the coding sequence ATGGAGTCGTCGCTGACACGCTCGCAACTCGCGATGCTGATCTCGCGGGACCTGTCGCGGCGGTGGCTGGGAAACAGCTCGGTGATCCATCGACGCCTGCGCCGGATCACAGGCAGTCGCGCCCGTTGGACTGATCAATTGGCCGAAGCACTCCACTTGCAGTTTGGCCGCGCAGGCCACGCCCAGCAGGTTCCGTTGCAGGTTTGGCTGGACGGGCATCCGGTCATGAAGGCTGCGTTTCGCAATCGTCAGACTCTGCGGGTCGACGTGGCGACCGCTAATCAGATCAACCGCCCGGGATATCGCTGGCCGGTACCGGCTGCCGCTAACCTACTCGAACTTACGGACCTCTTGTGTCTGCGTACTCCCCGAGCGATCGATTGGTTGGTCCGCCCTCACCTCCGCCGCAGCACGAGTGTGGACCACTACGTACGGCGGAGGATCCCAGGACGCCAGGGACGCGGACGTTGGCTACATCAACCGCGCCCGTTGTTGATGCGAGTACAACGCTGCATCGCCCGTGAGATCCTCACCGAGATTCCGTTGCACGCTGCCGCCCACGCATACCGCCGGGGACTCTCGGTGCGTGATTGCGCGGCACCACACGTGGGACATCGTGTCGTGCTCAAGATCGATCTGGAAAACTTCTTTGGGACCATCTCCTTACGCCGGGTGACAGCACTGTTTCGGGCTGCCGGATATCCGGATGAGGTCGCGGTGACCCTGGGACGATTATGCACGGTTCCCGCCCGCACACCCTCAGGAACGGAAGATTGCCGCATCGCTGGGACATGCTTGCCGCAAGGTGGCCCCGCATCGCCGGCGATCTCCAACGCGATCGCGTTTCAGATGGATCGACGCTTGGCCGGACTCGCGTCGTCGGTTGGTGCGTCGTACACGCGATACGCCGACGACTTGCTATTCAGCGGCGGCCCCGATCTCGCATCGAGAATTGACCGCGTTGCAACGACCGTGTGCGTGATCGCAATGGAAGAAGGTTTCCAAGTTCAACATCGCAAAACTCGCAAGATGTATTCGGGCGACCGACAGCGCCTGCTGGGTCTCAATGTGAATACTCAGTTGAGCACCGACCGATCCGATTTCGAACTTCTCAAGGCGATCCTCACCAATTGCCAGCGACAGGGCTGGCGGTCGCAAAACCGCGACCAGCACCCAGAGTTTCGCTTGCACCTGCAAGGCCGCATCGCCCATATCGGCCAGACGAACCCTGGCCGCTACCAGAAACTGGCCCGGCTCTTTGACGCAATTGATTGGACCTGA
- a CDS encoding ABC transporter ATP-binding protein, which produces MSDDASVLLSISDVTKDYPDGNVRALDHVSFDVGVGEYVAIMGPSGSGKSTLLSILGTLDRPSSGSLTFEGQSIDAGTDLDELRSRAIGFVFQSFYLLPTLTALENIQVPMFGRGWPVAERVEKARELIEAVGMADRAKHLPKQLSVGQRQRIAIARSLANDPRLLLADEPTGNLDTVTAAGILELFEQLHSDRKMTLVTVTHSEEVAMAAQRVICMRDGQIESDQLVARSQS; this is translated from the coding sequence ATGTCAGATGATGCCTCTGTGTTGCTATCGATCAGCGACGTCACGAAAGACTATCCCGATGGCAATGTGCGGGCGCTCGATCATGTTAGTTTTGATGTGGGGGTGGGTGAATACGTCGCGATCATGGGGCCGAGTGGTAGCGGCAAGTCGACTCTGCTGAGTATTCTGGGCACGCTCGATCGTCCGTCGTCGGGATCGTTGACGTTTGAGGGCCAGTCCATTGACGCCGGTACGGATCTGGATGAACTCCGCTCACGGGCGATCGGATTCGTTTTTCAATCGTTCTACTTGTTACCAACCCTGACGGCGTTAGAGAACATCCAGGTCCCGATGTTCGGTCGCGGTTGGCCGGTGGCCGAGCGGGTGGAGAAGGCCCGCGAGCTGATCGAGGCAGTCGGCATGGCCGACCGGGCCAAACACTTGCCCAAGCAGCTATCCGTCGGCCAGCGACAACGTATCGCGATTGCCCGCTCACTCGCCAACGATCCACGATTGCTGCTCGCCGATGAGCCGACCGGAAACCTCGATACAGTCACCGCCGCTGGTATCTTGGAACTGTTCGAGCAACTGCATTCGGATCGCAAGATGACGCTTGTTACGGTCACGCATAGCGAAGAGGTAGCGATGGCAGCCCAGCGCGTCATCTGCATGCGAGACGGGCAAATTGAGTCAGACCAATTGGTAGCACGTTCGCAAAGCTAG